The Daphnia carinata strain CSIRO-1 unplaced genomic scaffold, CSIRO_AGI_Dcar_HiC_V3 NW_026453072.1___fragment_2___debris, whole genome shotgun sequence region gtccaatctCTTTCTAGCTcccaaaaatcaaaaattacaataaatttttttcttctcttcacTTCAATTTCAGTCTCCCACACTTATTTCTCTGCCAAAATAATACTATTCTTACTTTTTAAGTGAAAATAGTATTAATTTTGACTCTTTTCATCATCTGTCATTTACATTTAGCACCCATTAATTTCcttctttagttttttctcATAcaattccatttcattttaataCCATTTTTACTAGAAATAGAGAAAATAGTATTATAATTCATCTTGTCaagttttcttctcttctttacTAGATCACACTTCTTTGCacttataaaaataaaaacaaaaaaatcaaatattcaCTTTACAcaattgtatttctttgtCATCTCTTATACATATTCCAAactttttcattaaaataccACTAACTCTTTAATTAATACTCACCCTTAACCCTATTGTCATCTCCACATTTAATTATCTTTTCAATCAGAAAAATTGCACAATATCACTCTTCTTAAATTAGAacgaaaatggaaataaaaagggaaaagacgCTGTTTTTCAGTTTCAGAGAAGTTGATTTTGTCCCACTAGAAATTGAAGTACACAGGTGGTTTATGAAATTAGGCATTATTAATGACCAGCTCACTGTCATAGACCTCCATTACCATACCAAAAATGTAGTAGCAAAATTTAAGTAccaaaatcaatttgaaagtTTCTTTAAACGGCACTCCCAAGGAATACCTTTCGAGAAAAATGGGAAGATACATATCATTCCAATTTTCATGCCAAGAAGTCCTTGGAAAAAAAGTTCAAATTAAATACGTCCCAGACGAAATGGATTCAAGTCTCTTCAAAAGAATTTTAGAACCCTTATGGGAAAATTAAGAAAGTTGAGTATGAAACGCCAGCGTTAGATCTTCTTAAgactaaaagagaaaagcttACAATTGAAATGGTTGTAACGAAAAACATCCCTTCTTTCATTACAGTTATGGGCAATAAATTTGCTGTGTCTTACCTagggcaaataaaaacctgcaCAAAATGTGATTCGGAAAATCACGAAGCAAGATACTGTGAGACTGGGAGAAAATCCTATAGTCAAGCAGTGGGAAGCAGCCCTGCAATCACATTGGCAATTGACACTctgaaagaaattgtaaatgaGGCTGAAAGAGTTGTTGTTAAAACACCTTTCGAAGAAGAGCTAGAAACAGAAGATTTAAGTGAAACTTCAGAAGCAgaggttgaagaagaagagcggcgtcaaaagaaaagagaaaggaaaggatcagcggattcagataaagtaaaaaaagatGACCAATTAAAAAGGTGCAAGAAGAGAATAAAACCTAATATTAATGCAGCAAGGATTCATCatggaaaacagaaaaatggcaaTATGACAATAAGCTCTCGATCACAAGAGGAGAAGGCGAACTCCCTAACAGAGAACGAGATGAACAATGATTGGCCTGAAGTTATAAACAAAGAATTATCACAGGCTGAAAATGGAATTACTGAAATATTTCCTGACACAGAATtctgaaaagcaaaaacccACAAAGTGGAATGAGAAGAAGGATTTgatgaaggaaacaaaaccaatttttttggaaagttCAAAAGAAGACCCCATAGTTTGCAAtagtaaaaataaatctgaTATACCTCCAGattgaaatagaagaaaaagaaccaagCAATCAAAGTACAAATTTTACGCCAATACATTAAGCTTTTTAATTCGTGATTAATTTAAAATGGTAAAAATTACAACGCTAAATATAAATGGGATTAAAGATAAAagcaaacaagaatttttaaataaattcttATACCAGTATAACTTAGATTTATTATccttacaaaaaacaaacattaacCATTTTAATGGACTTCATAAGGATTACCTAGTAATAAGTAATAACAATGTTGAAAACCAAAGATCTGgaacaataataatatacaaaaaaaatagagataattaaaattgaaaaaagaagaatcaggAAGATTAATTAGAGcactatttaaaaatttgaccATTGTTAATATTTATGCCCCAACACAAAATGAAGCAGCAGCAAACAGACACTTGTTCTTTCTCCACGTCTTACCAAAATCTTTAAAAGCAAATGACGACAATACAATAATATTAGGAGATTTTAACTGTATAATAGATGCAGGAGATAGGGAaggaacaaagaagaaaattaatcaccagctaaaaaatttaattgacaGATTAAAATATATTGACGTATTTAGAAAACTTAGCCCAGATATCAACTCATATACTTTTATCAGTCCGAATGGGAAACCCCGGATAGATACAACTTATATCTCTGCTAAACACTCAGGCAGTATTAAAAATTGCACCAATATTAATTTCCCATTCAGCGACCATGCAGCGGTATTGTTAGAACTAGAGGGGTCTGTTTGTAGGCtactaaaaacaaacaaactatgGAAATTCAATACCAGTGTCCTTGATAACCcagattttgaagaagaattAGAAAGTTTTATCTtatctgcaaaaaaaaaaattggaagaatATAATTCTATAATAGATTGGTGGGAGTGTGAAATTAAAGGAAATCTTAAAAAACTATTTCAAAATTATTGCAAGATGAAATCCAGAGAAAGAAATGCAatggaaaaattttacaaCAAATGCCTGGATCAATCCaaggaagaaatagaaaaaggaaagaaaaacacggatgaatactatttttttaaacataaactAAAAAGTATTCATAAGgcagaggaagaaagaaagcaaatCCGGGGAAAATTGAATTACTCGATAAGTAACGAACTATTCACAGTAgtgaatttaattaaaaagaaagtcaatgGGGAAGGTAGAACAATCGACGAACTAGAAAGCAACGGAGCATCTACCTCAGATATTCATGAAGTTATACATGAATTTTACGAAAAATTATACACACTTAGAACCCACAGCCAAGAACAAAGAGAaataattttagaaaatatcaATTCAGTTTTAAGTAAAGAAATAAACCAAGAACTTGTAAAGGAAAtttcagaagaagaaattttaaatgcaattAACACACTCCAGGAAAAAAAGTCTCCGGGTATCGATGGATTACTCATTGAATTTTATAAAAAGATATGGCCACTTTTAAAGCAGGAAATAACAAACATGTACAGATTTATTTTAAACTCGCAAAATCTTAGTAAAACCCAGCCCACCGGAATCATAACCCTTTTACACAAGGGAGGTAGCAGAAAGATACTTGGGAACTATAGACCGATTAATCTTTTATGTTCTGATTACAAAATCCTAGCCAAAATTTTAACCATCagactaaaaaatattttacccaATATTATCAGTGAGGAACAAACAGGTGGTATACAAAATAGAGATATAACCCAGAACTTAATAGCTTATAGAAATGTAATTGAACATTTCtcaacagaagaagaatatcAGAAAAAACGAGGGAACGAATTTCATTGGGGAAACAAAACCAGAGGCATAGCAATAGTAAGTCTTGATTTCGAAAAAGCTTATGATATGGTTGAAAGGACGTTTTTATACGAAGTCTTAGATAAATTGGGTTTAGATAAAATATTTATCAATTATATCAAAATTTTCTATGAAAATGCAAAGagtaaaatttttataaataaGGCCTTGGAAGAGACATCTGTTTAAAAAGAGGGGTAAGAAAAGGGTGCCCATTAGCGATGTACTTGTacataatttttattgaacGTTTTTTAACACTAATAAAAATCGAATCCAACCTATTTCAATATCCCCATCAAATTATCACATCAGCGCCTTTGTAGACgatgtttcaatttttattgcaaataCGCAAGACATTCTAGAACTCGAACGCTGTATTGAATAATTTGAACATGCAACTAACTCAAAAGTACATAGAGAAAAATCACAACTGTTtagattaggaagatggaGAGAAGAATGTCAATGGCCAGCCACTTGGATAAAATCAGCAGTATCTAAAAAATGCTCGGAATTCATTGGCATGAAAATACTTTTAAAACCATTGACCAGAATTGCATTAGCATAATTAGCAAAATAGAACAAAGCGTTCAAAACACTTTTAACAGATTACTGACGATTGAacaaaaagtaatttttttcaacacttTTATTATTCCAAAATTTTCACATTTAGCAAAAATTTTACCTATACCAGAAAAATATAGAGGTCGAGTTCAGCAATTGGGACACAATTTAATATGGCGACATCAActggaaaaaataacaaaaactgAGCTTTATGTACCGAAACAAGAAGGGGGATTAAATCTCATCAGTGCTATTGTGAAGTATAAatccttatttttaaaaaccatttaaAATAATctgacagaaacaaaaagtaGTGAAAGTGGTAAAGTTTTAAAGTATTGGATTGGGCTAAgattaagaaaaattttccCAGTGAGTCCAGGCCCAAACTCTGAAATAACTCCATCATTTTTATTGCAATCTATAGAATCTATAAAACTTTTAAAAGAGAAGATAAAGTTAACAAAGGAAATTACAAGCAAAGAAATTTATAAtagttaaatttttaaagaaaaaaatactcCTAAAATTATTATAAAATTTCCAAATACTGACTTCAAAACTAGTTTTAAAGCCATACAAAACCATTTTTATCCCCGCAGCTAAAGGAACACATATTTTTACAAATACATAACGTTATACCAACAAAAGACAGATtaataaaatgtaaacaagATATAAACCCAAAATGCGATCAGAATGATGAGCCAGAAAATATAAATCACTTATACAATTGTAATATAACAATACCTGCAGTGAAAATAATTACCAGAAGAATTTCCAACTTATACCAGAATAACTTTACTACGACGACAAAACAACtgtatttatttgattttcctcCAAACCCTAAGAAATGTCAAAATCTAGCCATATTATTAGCTGCAAATCTTACTCTAATAGTGTGGAAAAAAAGACAGCAACCAAACTTTATGTGTAATTTTATCAACCCATTAAAGAAATCAGAAAATGTAATCAGGAAACATCCTTATTTAAAAATGGTTTGAAAAgtaaacaataataatttttaaaaattaatttaggtAGTGCCACCTAGTGAAAAACGGAAaggtttataaaaaaaaagttaagctaaaaaaaaaaaagtacctagatgggtgaccgcttgggaataaaaaaaatcaggaggttgcgtgttcaattCACGTCGAAgtcaaacggtttatactggtttttgttcatgaatatatgctgcaacgaaaaacgaggcagacaagtctaggtaaatgctactcatatttaaagggcgtgaaaaaacacttgactacatacattgattaatacttttactgtaaattgcatattaaaatgctcaagcagttgggagtttaatactattcagagacgagaatcttgccaattccatgtctggaatgccccgcggttcacgaatgtgatgacgtaacggttagttaatcgattaactatgataactgatcattcacaatttgtatccgttacgggtgccaatggtcagctttagacgtaaaatgcatcgaccgggaatcgaacccgggccgcccgcgtggcacgcgagcattctaccactgaaccatcgatgctgtttaTGTTACTGGTAtattatcaagtaaatcattaaacatcaattaaaatgactaattatgtggccacgtcataaacaaagttgttgcttacgttattgtattgattaaaacttgatagacatgttttgatagcagagcgtagtttcgatctacggacctctgggttatgggcccagcacgcttccgctgcgcaactctgctataggcaaccagtcgctgtattacgttgtcacagctatggctttcgtagcatttttaactgttgtgttactaaaatgcataaaagagcacgctagaacaaaagcatcggtgcattggataaacatgattggatggagtacgtaatacatgcatctcaacttattgaaatattgcatcttataacagaagaaaatttgtaggatttcgtggcgcaatggtagcttTGAGGAATGCCCCTTGGCCGGGCGTTCTCAAGtgccggagtctgccggctcagcgtaaagtagtggcTTGGGACCTCTGAATCCCAGCGTAATAGCCGCGTCACGTCTGGGCAGCCGGTGGGGGACCGTGCTCCGATGACTTGGCGCGTCGGAATCGCGACGAGACTGTCTGGACGGATCTCACCGTCAAACGATCTAAAACTATGAGGCCGGGACAAggcgcggccaatatgacTTGGCGGTGCTGGACCGTGTTAAGACCGGCAGGACGGATCTCACCATCCAATGATCTCAAATACGGGGCCGAGATAAGGCCcggccaatatgacggacacAAATGACAATCGCTAGATTACTTGTAATCCTTGGCGTTGAATGCCCCCGGGTCGAATGGATCTTCGGGTGAAGCGACGGCAAAACAGGATCCAATCCGGATGAGACAAGGTTCCCACGAGCAACTTCGTTGGAGCCGTCGAGGAAAGAGTCGGACAAACGAAGAGGGCTGACGGGCGGATGCAGCTTATCACGGCCGGGCAGAATTTGACGGCCAGTGGTGACGGGCAGCGAAACAGGTGATATAAACCAGATTTGATAGTAGTTACCAGCAGGaaaatgaagagccgactccgggggcttcggtgaaacttGTGTGTATTTACTCGGCTGAAAACCAGCCTTTATATACTCaacatttacaaaacaccgttgactaaTATATACAATAAACATACATAAGTTTAAACGCTGGAGTAGATGTCACCGGTGTTCCGTCACCCGTTTTAGCCGCAGTATCCTCCACTTCCTCCAACCTCGAACTCCCCTCCACCGACCCTCCGTCGGTCCCTTCATCGCCAACACCCTCCTTACTCTGGGCTAAAACAggctccagtcacgatggTTTTTGGTGTTGACTTATGAGAGCGGTCGGTAGAGACCGCCTCACATAGCTGTAAAAGACGTCAAGTGCTTTCAATAATATGCTACCGGCTTCCGACCTTCTGTGTCAAGGATTCGCCGAGCAAATCGTTCTAACTCCCGTTTATCTTCCGTCTTCTACCGTCTACCGGTATGTCATTTCCATTGgccgggaacttcttggttagttCCCGCTTAGCGTTGGACTTACCACGGCTACCGACTCTTCGGTGCCGAGTGCCCGGGCTTCTGTTGCCCTTCCGTCTATCCCTTTGCTGTCCCTTCGGATTGCTTCAGACGTCGGAATTTCCGACACTCCCCCCGTTGGACCCTCGTCCAACTCAGAGTCTGAGCTGTCCGTTATGTCTCCGTCTTGGAACGGTAGGACATTTCTATGATCATCGTCTATCGTCCTGCTTCTAGCTCTAGCGGGTATAGACATTTAATGTCCCTGTATATTGGCTTCGATCCTTTGCCTTTCACCTTATCGGCAACTAATACTGCGACTCTTCTAAATTTGTTATCCGAACCGGGGTACAATTTAGCTACTCTGCCTACTTTCCACTTCGTTCTCTTAGATTTCTCATCGTGTATAAGTACCACCTGGCCGACTTCAACCTGCTTCGTTCTACCCGGTGTCGGGCAATGGAACTTCTCCAGGTCTGCCACATATTCCTTATAGAAGTCTTCCCACCATCCTGCTAGTAGGTTCCTccttattctctctctcttggtTAAGGGTATTCTGTCCGAATACTCTCTTTCTTCATCGTCCACCGGGTGTTTCTGATTTTGTCTGCTAGTACCGTCTGGAACAAATCATATTCCAGACATTCGTTCCCATACGTTTTATATAGTAATCTTTTCACTGTCTGGACCATTCTTTCCCAGAACCCGCCCCACCAAGGGGAGAGGCTTGGGGAGAATCGCCACTTGACATTCAGGTCTACCAGAGTGTTATATATCTTCTCACTCTTGTAGGCCGCTCTCAAATACTTGGCGGCTTGCGTAAACGTTCTAGCGTTGTCTGAATACATGGCTTTCGGCACCCCTCTCCTTGCAAAAAACCTTCTCAGGGCAAAGATGCAGGTCGTCGCTTCTTGGTCTGTAGTCATTTCTAAGTGCACGGCTCTTGTTACCGCACACGTAAAGAGACAAATGTAAGCTTTCGCTTGCCCGGTTCTTGCTAAGAGCCTTATCGGGAAGGGTCCCGCAAAGTCAATCCCCGTCACGTTGAACGGGTTTGCCATCTGCAGTCTGTCTACTGGTAGAGGTGCCGGTACCTCGTTGAACGGTCTCGAGTCTAATTTCTGACACCTCATGCACCTCTTTAACTCTTTCTTTATCGTCTGTCTCAGTTTTGGGATCCAAAACGTTCGCCGTACCTCCACCATCGTCGTGCTTACTCCAGTGTGCAGTAACCGTTCATGCGTCTGCTCTATGAGTTTGCCTGTCAGATAGTGGTTCTCTGGCAATAGGATTACCGCTTCTCTACCGTTAAGCCGCAACCAGTTTTCTTGGCGGCCGTAACACCTGATCAGCCCGTTTCTCTCGTCCCAGGCTAATCCCAATTTTCTCAGTTTATCATTTTTCCAGgactttttctcttttatggcTTCTCTTTCCTCTTTGTATGCGTCAATTTGCATCGCTCGCCATAAATCTAACTCTGCTTGCTCTACTTCTTCTACTGCGAGAATGTTGAACCGTTTCTTGTCGGTTCCAACCAATACTTCTGCCAGCGGTGTTCGGGGTTCGGCTGTCCCTTGAACCTCTTCACCGCTCTTTTCACTGTCGCCCAGATCCTAATTATCGTACGCAGCGAACTATAGTTCTCGTACCactcttttccttttgacgTCGAAATATTACATTGCGTTatctctttgattttttcctctttcttgatTTCTTCCGTACAATCCTGTTCCACCTGGGCTGGATTCTTCGGCCAcatctcttttttgttcagccACTCTGGACCTGACCACCAATCTTTCTTATGGTTCAGCTGGCTCACTGAAGCCCCTCTCGAGGCTATATCTGCCGGGTTCTGAACTCCCGGGCAGTGCCTTATCGACTCTATATTGATCTTCTCCCTGATTTCTGTCACTCGGTTGTGAACGAACTGTTTCCACCGGCCCGACTCGCCTTTCATCCACCAGTAGGCTATCGCCGAGTCCGTCCACAACGTCTTCTCAAACGATCGTCCAAGGGACTTTTCGATGTATTCCCCCAGCCTTACTGCCAGCAAATTGCTGAGTAGCTCTAACCTGGGGGTCGATACTGATTTCTTGGGGTCCGGTGCTACCCGGGTTTTGCTGCATAACAGCTTTGTCTCTTTTCCGTTCTCCAAATATGCGGCTACACTGTATGCGTCGTCACTCGCGTCGCAAAACAAATGTGGTCTCGGTGAATGGATCTCTCCAGTCCACCGTCCCAGCTTTGTGTTCTTGAGGTCCGACAAACTCTTAATGAATGTCTCCCAGTGCGGCATTATGCTTGCCGATACTGGCTCATCCCAGCCTGTTTTATCTATCCAGACCTTCTGCATGATAATCTTTGCTACCACCGTTACCGGTGATATCAATCCCAGCGGGTCGAAGACCTTCAGCGCAAGGCTGAACAACTTCCTTTTCGTCGGCCTTTTGCTCACCTCTTCGGCCTCTTCTATTATCTTCTCGGGCTTGAACCGAAACGAGTCCGTCTCCGGATCCCACGTTACTCCCAGCGCCTTAACTGCTTTTTCTGTATTATCTCCCTtcgttatttctttcttttggaaCTGTAACGCGTGCAGCTGTTCCCTGAGTGCCACGCTATTTGTCGTCCACTTCCTAAGTTCCATCTTGGCCGAATTAAATATCTTCTGTGCTTGCGTTATCGCTTCGATTGCTTGGGGGACGCTACTCGCTCCCCCCAACCAATCATCCACATATAACTGCGAGCTCAATTTACCCACCAGCTCTGGGTATTCATCTCTATGCTCATCCAAGCATTTTAATATAACCGCTCTTAGAATAAACGGGCTACTCGAGAGTCCGAAAGGCACTCTCCTCCACCTGTATTCTATCCATTCTGAGTTATCATCTTTCGGGTCTTTTATCCATAGAAATCGGACTATCTGTCCGTGTTCTTCCTGTATTCCTATCTGTAGGAATGCTTGCGTGATGTCCGCCATCCACGCTATCTCGTTCTGCCTAAATCTGAGCAGCACCGCCAAGAGTTCCGGGTTCAGGTTCGGCCCGGTCTCCAACAGATCATTCAGGCTAGGCCTATTCTGCTGGTGGGCCGAACCGTCAAACACCGGTCTAATCTTGGTGGTTGCCGCTTCCGTTTTTATCACCGGTCTGTGCGGCAAATACGTACATGCTCCCGTGTAATTCTTATCTGCTGCCTCTATGTAGCCTTTCTCGAGGTATTGTCGAAAAACTTCATTGTAGGCCACTTTGTCCtcccgtttcatttttctcaataGCCCTGTCAATCTGACCGAGGCTATGTTTTTGTTGGTCTCCATCGAccttctgttatttttaaacgggAACAGAACCTCATATCTGCCCGTTTGATCTTTCTTTATAGTCTCCTGATAGTTTTTCAGGAACCCCCGGTCCTCTAGCTCTTGGGGCGTAACTCCCATGTGTTCCAAGGCCCAGAATTCCTTGAAGTCTACCATCACTCTTTTTCCGTCGGCCTGTGTAACTATGTTTGCCGACACTTCTCTCGGATTTCCTGCTGAGGGTGCTCCAAAAATAATCCACCCCAGCTTGCTGGCACATGCCACCGAATCGTCTGGACCCTGTCTCGTCTGGTGTTTtagaatttgccaataatagTCACATCCTATTATCATGTCAAATTCTGTTTTATTGTCGGGCCTGAAATGTCTTTCATCCGCGACCTTCTCTCCTTGTTCCGTCAAGATCTCTACCAGTCTTGACCGGACCTTTGAGGTTGCTTTTGCCACGTACTTTATCGCCGTagctttaatttttatttttccctgtcTTTCAGGAACCATCCATATGCTATAGGTCTTTAGCACCGATCTTTCCGCTTGGTCTGATCCAAACGTGTTCACTCTTATCTCTCCTTCATCCTCTTCGTCCGCCTTTAACCGTCTGATCAGACTCTGTCGGATGAACGTTTTTTCGCTCCCCGAGTCTATCAGACCtagcacttttatttttctgttattcTTTCCTTGTAATACCGCCGTGAATGTGGGCAGTCCGATCGAAGTTGCCTGCGCACAATTCACATTGATATCTATCGTCACCGATCTGTTCACCGGTCTTTGCGGGGACTGCGATCTGATTGGCCCGTGTTGTCTTTGTCTTGATAGGCATAGCGATGGGCTATGATCTATACTCCCACAATTCCTACACGGGACTCTGGCTACGCAGTTTTCCGTCCGATGCGATCTGCCGAGGCATTTCAAACACCGGTTTTCTCGCTCGCAGAGCGTTCGTCTGAACTGCGGGGTATTCACCATACACCTGTGGTGTATGTGATTCTgctgacaaaaacaacagggtgTCATCCTACCTCCCCTCTCTTGAGGCTCCCTTCTTGGGCTATGTGGCTGGCTCACAGGATCTTCCTCCATCTCCCTAAGCCGTATCTCTCGATCAAGCTCCTTGAGAATGGCTTCTAGTGTCGGTTGATCCTCATCGAACCATTTGTCTCTCCACCATCTCGAGGTTAATGCTTTAGGCAATGCCTTCAACACATCTCCCGAGATGTATTCTCCATAGCCGCCCATATCCACCTTGAGGTTCGTTAGGGCAGCTCTGGCGTTTGTCAGCCCGTCGAAGATTCTCTTTAACTGACTGGTTGTTGCTCAGTCTCCCAGTCTTACGGCTACGAGACTTTTCAGTTCGTTTACGTAGTGGGCCTTTAACTTTTCTGTATCCCCGAatcttttttccaatttcagcaTTGCTTCCTGGTATTGGTTTTCGTCAAAGTGTATATGTGATATCAATTCTGCGGCCTTGCCTTTCAGGCTTATccgcagatattgaaatttttccacCTCTGTTAATCTCGGATCGGCGTCGTACGCCGTCCACATAGCTCTCCATCCCTTCCATGCTGTGATCTCTCCGTTAAACGTCGGTAGAGGCAGCGCTGTTCTGTTTACTGGCGATTGGGTTTcgctttttttgtatttttctcttaattttttcatcttctctcTCAATTTGTCCTCTATTTCTCTGTCACCCGCCTTCTCGGCTGCCGTAGAGATTGCGGCAAGCTTTTCATTTAACGCCACGATGGCCACCCATCGAGCTTCGGCTTTGTCTATGTATTTCTGTCTACTTTCGGCGTCGGCTTCCGCCAACGCTATGCTGTCTTTCAGTTCCCTTTTTATCAGTGCCCGATCTTCAAGCAACTCTTCCCGCGTGCCTATCGGGGAGTCCGCCCTTGACGAAGCCCGTAACGGCTCTTGTCGTCTTATCGGGCTGTCCTCTAGGCCGGGCAAGCTATCTTCGATCGTTCTCTCCACGATTGATCTTATTTCTGCTCTCACTCCCTCTACTATCTCCGGGATTTGTTCCTTCATTGAGAAGCTTTCTTTTGCACGTTCAATCAATTTCGCTGCAGAGTTCAGCGCTTTATTACTTCTTCCGTCTATCTCTTTTACTAACTCCGTGATTGCGGCCAATTTTGACTCTAAGTCTTCCAGGTCTTCaatctttttctccattgccATCATTTTTATGCTTGTGTCTGTCATGAAtctttcgattgttttttctGCGACCTCGACCCTCTTGTGCAACATAGAGTGGTACGAATCGCCGgacttgaaaattttttcgaGTTTTTCCTCGATGATCGACAATCTCTCATCTAGGCTCATCTCGTCTTGGTCTGTAACCGCTTGTCTCGTTCTCCTGGTCGGAACTGACATTCTTGTGTTAttatatgtgtttttttttatagtggtagagatatatatatatttttttttatttatttaacgaaaaaatttttataacaATATCGACAATTTTAATCAAGCACTGGGGACTTTAAAATCTCGTCTTCAGAGGAAGATGCGATTCCTGTTTTTGCCAGTCGCTTTGATAG contains the following coding sequences:
- the LOC130698716 gene encoding uncharacterized protein LOC130698716, with protein sequence MGGYGEYISGDVLKALPKALTSRWWRDKWFDEDQPTLEAILKELDREIRLREMEEDPATSIGLPTFTAVLQGKNNRKIKVLGLIDSGSEKTFIRQSLIRRLKADEEDEGEIRVNTFGSDQAERSVLKTYSIWMVPERQGKIKIKATAIKYVAKATSKVRSRLVEILTEQGEKVADERHFRPDNKTEFDMIIGCDYYWQILKHQTRQGPDDSVACASKLGWIIFGAPSAGNPREVSANIVTQADGKRVMVDFKEFWALEHMGVTPQELEDRGFLKNYQETIKKDQTGRYEVLFPFKNNRRSMETNKNIASVRLTGLLRKMKREDKVAYNEVFRQYLEKGYIEAADKNYTGACTYLPHRPVIKTEAATTKIRPVFDGSAHQQNRPSLNDLLETGPNLNPELLAVLLRFRQNEIAWMADITQAFLQIGIQEEHGQIVRFLWIKDPKDDNSEWIEYRWRRVPFGLSSSPFILRAVILKCLDEHRDEYPELVGKLSSQLYVDDWLGGASSVPQAIEAITQAQKIFNSAKMELRKWTTNSVALREQLHALQFQKKEITKGDNTEKAVKALGVTWDPETDSFRFKPEKIIEEAEEVSKRPTKRKLFSLALKVFDPLGLISPVTVVAKIIMQKVWIDKTGWDEPVSASIMPHWETFIKSLSDLKNTKLGRWTGEIHSPRPHLFCDASDDAYSVAAYLENGKETKLLCSKTRVAPDPKKSVSTPRLELLSNLLAVRLGEYIEKSLGRSFEKTLWTDSAIAYWWMKGESGRWKQFVHNRVTEIREKINIESIRHCPGVQNPADIASRGASVSQLNHKKDWWSGPEWLNKKEMWPKNPAQVEQDCTEEIKKEEKIKEITQCNISTSKGKECEKSGEEVQGTAEPRTPLAEVLVGTDKKRFNILAVEEVEQAELDLWRAMQIDAYKEEREAIKEKKSWKNDKLRKLGLAWDERNGLIRCYGRQENWLRLNGREAVILLPENHYLTGKLIEQTHERLLHTGVSTTMVEVRRTFWIPKLRQTIKKELKRCMRCQKLDSRPFNEVPAPLPVDRLQMANPFNVTGIDFAGPFPIRLLARTGQAKAYICLFTCAVTRAVHLEMTTDQEATTCIFALRRFFARRGVPKAMYSDNARTFTQAAKYLRAAYK